In Rattus norvegicus strain BN/NHsdMcwi chromosome 1, GRCr8, whole genome shotgun sequence, a genomic segment contains:
- the Rras gene encoding ras-related protein R-Ras, translated as MSSGAASGTGRGRPRGGGPGPRDPPPGETHKLVVVGGGGVGKSALTIQFIQSYFVSDYDPTIEDSYTKICTVDGIPARLDILDTAGQEEFGAMREQYMRAGNGFLLVFAINDRQSFIEVSKLFTQILRVKDRDDFPIVLVGNKADLETQRQVLRSEASSFSASHHMTYFEASAKLRLNVDEAFEQLVRTVRKYQEQELPPSPPSAPRKKDGRCPCVLL; from the exons ATGAGCAGCGGGGCGGCGTCCGGGACTGGGCGGGGGCGGCCCCGGGGCGGGGGGCCGGGACCCAGGGACCCCCCGCCCGGCGAGACTCACAAGCTGGTGGTCGTAGGCGGCGGCGGCGTGGGCAAGAGCGCGCTGACCATCCAGTTCATCCAG TCCTACTTTGTGTCTGACTATGACCCCACCATTGAGGATTCCTACACAAAGATCTGCACGGTGGACGGCATCCCTGCACGGCTGGACA TCCTGGACACTGCGGGGCAAGAGGAATTCGGCGCCATGCGGGAGCAGTACATGCGTGCTGGCAATGGCTTCTTGCTGGTGTTTGCCATTAACGACAGGCAGAG TTTCATTGAAGTAAGCAAGCTCTTCACTCAGATCCTCAGGGTCAAGGACCGCGATGACTTCCCCATTGTGCTGGTTGGGAACAAGGCAGATCTGGAGACACAGCGCCAG GTCCTTCGATCAGAGGCCTCCTCCTTTAGTGCTTCCCACCATATGACTTACTTTGAGGCCTCAGCCAAACTGCGTCTAAATGTCGATGAGGCATTTGAGCAGCTGGTGCGGACTGTCCG GAAATACCAGGAGCAAGAACTCCCTCCTAGCCCACCCAGTGCCCCTAGGAAGAAGGATGGGAGGTGCCCCTGTGTCCTGCTGTAG
- the Rras gene encoding ras-related protein R-Ras isoform X1, with the protein MREQYMRAGNGFLLVFAINDRQSFIEVSKLFTQILRVKDRDDFPIVLVGNKADLETQRQVLRSEASSFSASHHMTYFEASAKLRLNVDEAFEQLVRTVRKYQEQELPPSPPSAPRKKDGRCPCVLL; encoded by the exons ATGCGGGAGCAGTACATGCGTGCTGGCAATGGCTTCTTGCTGGTGTTTGCCATTAACGACAGGCAGAG TTTCATTGAAGTAAGCAAGCTCTTCACTCAGATCCTCAGGGTCAAGGACCGCGATGACTTCCCCATTGTGCTGGTTGGGAACAAGGCAGATCTGGAGACACAGCGCCAG GTCCTTCGATCAGAGGCCTCCTCCTTTAGTGCTTCCCACCATATGACTTACTTTGAGGCCTCAGCCAAACTGCGTCTAAATGTCGATGAGGCATTTGAGCAGCTGGTGCGGACTGTCCG GAAATACCAGGAGCAAGAACTCCCTCCTAGCCCACCCAGTGCCCCTAGGAAGAAGGATGGGAGGTGCCCCTGTGTCCTGCTGTAG